TACACAAACCCAAGCACAAACACTTATAGCACCGATGTGCCTCTTGAAGAATGCGATTCTGGCAATTTTTGTATCACCGAAGAAACATGCACAACACAAAAACGTCTACGACCATACCGAAAAGCATCAACAAAAACACATCCTGCTTTCAAATCGCCGAAAGCACACCTCCTCAAGCTGTATCGCAAATACCAGGCAACGTACTTAGCCAATTCTCGTTATTTCGGTACCAATCGACACATCTTTCCAATCCTTCACCAAGACCGATCCCTGGTTGCCACCCAAGCAATGCTTTTGCCTTGTCGATATTCGCCCAGGTAGAATTCATATCGGCAACATGGGCCGGAGTGTAGTTCACGATGGCCTTCTTGCCTATGATGTCTTCAAGCCGGCGAATGACATCGTTGATTGAATAGGGCTGATTTCCGCCGCCAAGATTGATGATTTCATATCCGAGCCGCTTGGATGCCAAAACTGTCCCGGCAGCGATGTCATCCACATAGGTGAAGTCTCGCGACTGTTCCCCATCGCCGTAAACGGTAATAGGAAGTCCATTCGAGATGCTATGGATGAATCGAAAATAGCTCATGTCGGGCCGACCCGCCGGACCATAGACCGTAAAGTAGCGGACTATTGATACATCAACGCCGTACAGGTGATGATAAGAAAATGCCATTGCCTCGGCGGCCTTCTTGGTGGCCGCGTATGGCGATATTGGCGTGTTCACTGCCAGCGACTCAACGAACGGCATCGGCTGCCCTGCGTACAGCGATGACGTGGAGGCCAAAACGTACTTTTCCACCCCGTGGGCACGAGCCTCCTCGAGCAGATTCAAACTACCTTGAGCATTGGTCGCCATATAGACATACGGATTTTCCATGCTGTAGCGTACGCCAGCCCTTGCGGCAAGATTCAAAATGCA
The Crateriforma spongiae DNA segment above includes these coding regions:
- a CDS encoding NAD-dependent epimerase/dehydratase family protein, with product MDQAESCGVVLVAGCAGFIGSRVVCRLLDRGVPVVGVDNLNDYYDVSLKFHRLQSLREREGFHFHSVDISDRIELASVFQRWKFGCILNLAARAGVRYSMENPYVYMATNAQGSLNLLEEARAHGVEKYVLASTSSLYAGQPMPFVESLAVNTPISPYAATKKAAEAMAFSYHHLYGVDVSIVRYFTVYGPAGRPDMSYFRFIHSISNGLPITVYGDGEQSRDFTYVDDIAAGTVLASKRLGYEIINLGGGNQPYSINDVIRRLEDIIGKKAIVNYTPAHVADMNSTWANIDKAKALLGWQPGIGLGEGLERCVDWYRNNENWLSTLPGICDTA